From Nicotiana tabacum cultivar K326 chromosome 15, ASM71507v2, whole genome shotgun sequence, the proteins below share one genomic window:
- the LOC107763389 gene encoding putative pectate lyase 5, with the protein MGIPIIFLLLLALLAPLFTFSTSVAVPDPEVIVQQVNDKIFNASRRNLGYLSCGTGNPIDDCWRCDPNWEKNRQRLADCAIGFGKQAIGGRDGKIYIVTDTSDDPVNPKPGTLRYGAIQDEPLWIIFARDMVIKLKEELILNSFKTIDGRGASVHIAGGPCITIQYVTNIIIHGLNIHDCKQGGNAYVRDSPEHYGWRTLSDGDGVSIFGGSHVWVDHCSLSNCRDGLIDAIRGSTAITISNNYMTHHNKVMLLGHSDSFTRDKNMQVTIAFNHFGEGLVQRMPRCRHGYFHVVNNDYTHWEMYAVGGSASPTINSQGNRFLAPNDIFNKEVTKHEDAAESEWKNWNWRSEGDLMLNGAFFTRSGAGASKSYAKASSLSARPSTLVSSITVNAGALGCKKGKRC; encoded by the exons ATGGGAATACCAATTATCTTCCTTCTCCTTCTTGCTCTTTTAGCTCCTCTCTTCACGTTCTCAACGTCTGTGGCTGTTCCTGACCCTGAAGTTATAGTCCAACAAGTTAACGA CAAAATTTTCAATGCATCAAGAAGGAACTTAGGCTATTTATCATGTGGAACAGGCAACCCCATTGATGATTGCTGGAGATGTGACCCCAATTGGGAAAAAAACAGGCAAAGATTAGCTGATTGTGCCATTGGATTTGGCAAACAAGCCATTGGTGGAAGAGATGGCAAAATTTACATAGTCACTGATACTAGTGATGACCCTGTAAATCCAAAGCCAGGAACTTTAAGATATGGTGCAATTCAAGATGAACCCCTTTGGATTATATTTGCAAGAGACATGGTTATTAAGCTAAAAGAAGAGTTAATTTTGAATTCATTCAAGACAATTGATGGTAGAGGTGCTAGTGTACACATTGCTGGTGGTCCATGTATTACTATACAATATGTTACAAATATTATTATACATGGATTAAATATTCATGATTGTAAACAAGGAGGAAATGCTTATGTTAGAGATTCACCAGAGCATTATGGTTGGAGGACATTATCAGATGGAGATGGAGTTTCTATATTTGGAGGAAGCCATGTTTGGGTTGATCATTGTTCTTTGTCAAATTGTAGAGATGGGTTGATTGATGCAATTCGTGGATCTACTGCCATTACTATTTCCAATAATTACATGACACATCATAATAAG GTAATGCTTTTGGGACATAGTGATTCATTCACTAGGGACAAGAACATGCAAGTTACCATTGCTTTTAACCATTTTGGAGAAGGGCTTGTACAAAGAATGCCAAG ATGTAGACATGGATATTTCCATGTGGTGAACAATGACTACACCCATTGGGAGATGTATGCAGTTGGAGGAAGTGCTTCTCCAACTATCAACAGCCAAGGCAATAGATTTCTTGCTCCTAATGATATCTTCAACAAGGAG GTGACAAAACATGAGGATGCAGCAGAAAGTGAATGGAAGAATTGGAACTGGAGATCTGAAGGAGATTTAATGCTTAATGGAGCTTTTTTTACTAGGTCTGGTGCTGGAGCTTCTAAAAGTTATGCTAAAGCTTCAAGTTTAAGTGCAAGGCCATCTACTTTAGTTAGTTCTATTACTGTCAATGCTGGTGCACTTGGCTGCAAAAAGGGCAAAAGATgctga